The Halorientalis sp. IM1011 genome window below encodes:
- a CDS encoding ribbon-helix-helix domain-containing protein, with amino-acid sequence MSEPTTDGNEDDEIATVNFKATESLLAQIDDTWQGRGFNSRSEFIRDTLRDAVEFPTFDRDELIALLGAEEELRDEATMSAEKAREQFGTSDE; translated from the coding sequence ATGTCCGAACCAACCACGGATGGAAACGAGGACGATGAGATCGCCACGGTGAATTTCAAAGCCACCGAATCGTTGCTCGCACAAATTGACGATACGTGGCAGGGGCGTGGATTCAACAGCCGGAGTGAGTTCATTCGGGATACGCTCCGGGATGCAGTCGAGTTTCCGACCTTTGACCGAGATGAACTTATCGCGCTCTTGGGAGCAGAGGAGGAACTCCGTGACGAAGCGACGATGAGTGCAGAGAAAGCCCGAGAGCAGTTCGGGACGAGCGATGAGTGA
- a CDS encoding transcriptional regulator produces MSNEPTDTEPTHDEFTPDPDEVEYPSTLRVTSLPAEQTQQAAIERAEQWEDGEEAPHVVNFEDRARLRQLLTDRRMELLEEVMEHPPDSIRALASRLDRDVHDVHDDLHLLAEYDIIHFEEDGRAKKPYVPYDTVRIEVEFGLPRDEESESTASA; encoded by the coding sequence ATGAGCAACGAACCGACTGACACCGAACCCACCCACGACGAATTCACCCCCGACCCGGACGAGGTTGAATACCCCTCGACACTCCGGGTCACATCGCTGCCAGCGGAGCAGACACAGCAGGCGGCCATCGAGCGCGCCGAACAGTGGGAGGACGGCGAAGAGGCACCGCACGTCGTCAACTTCGAAGACCGCGCGCGCCTCCGCCAGCTGCTTACTGACCGCCGCATGGAACTGCTTGAGGAGGTGATGGAACACCCGCCCGATAGCATCCGCGCGCTGGCCAGCCGTCTCGACCGCGACGTCCACGATGTCCACGACGATCTCCACCTACTGGCCGAGTACGACATCATCCACTTCGAGGAGGATGGGCGCGCGAAGAAACCGTATGTCCCTTACGACACGGTCCGAATCGAAGTTGAGTTCGGCCTCCCTCGTGACGAGGAATCGGAGTCGACCGCATCGGCCTAA
- a CDS encoding transcriptional regulator produces MAEDTQREGPPPFERPFEGEDTKQRVYGAVLHAREPMTAAEIAERADCSEESARTHLSFYADLGIVIQHEGRPVRYERNDDYFEWRRVNELARDRTVEELQSRVSDLTDRIEAYCEKYDADTPAAVDALEYSPERVDEVYTDLGDWATAIEERRLHERARQKAAGSTAPSHT; encoded by the coding sequence ATGGCAGAGGATACCCAGCGCGAGGGGCCACCGCCGTTCGAGCGGCCTTTCGAGGGCGAAGACACGAAACAGCGCGTTTACGGGGCGGTGCTGCACGCCCGTGAGCCGATGACGGCTGCTGAGATTGCCGAGCGGGCGGACTGTTCCGAGGAATCAGCACGGACTCACCTGTCGTTTTACGCTGACCTCGGTATCGTCATCCAGCACGAGGGGCGACCGGTCAGGTACGAACGTAACGACGACTACTTCGAGTGGCGGCGGGTGAACGAATTGGCGCGAGATCGTACCGTCGAGGAATTACAGTCCCGCGTGTCGGACCTGACCGACCGGATCGAAGCCTATTGTGAGAAATACGACGCTGACACGCCCGCAGCTGTCGATGCCCTCGAGTATTCACCGGAGCGAGTCGACGAGGTGTACACAGACCTTGGTGACTGGGCTACTGCTATTGAAGAGCGCCGTCTGCACGAACGCGCTCGACAGAAGGCTGCCGGATCGACCGCTCCATCGCATACCTAG
- a CDS encoding ArsR family transcriptional regulator, with the protein MTEFDPAPESEDSQRRWQEGTDTFGRVYNVVLGITSPTTYTDIAELADCSPNAAKKHLDRLVEMGIAHGDSESRPATYERNDGYLEWQDASRIATELSVEDILERVEELENERTEYESQFGTTDPSDVSVFEQGDHETIHERMAAVSEWQGVIRDIRLYELARQLSQNDGHLIPA; encoded by the coding sequence ATGACCGAGTTCGATCCGGCTCCAGAGTCCGAGGATTCACAGCGACGGTGGCAGGAGGGCACTGACACCTTTGGTCGTGTCTACAACGTTGTCCTCGGGATTACGTCCCCAACTACCTACACCGACATCGCAGAGCTTGCAGACTGTTCCCCGAACGCTGCGAAAAAGCACCTCGACCGTCTGGTAGAGATGGGTATTGCCCACGGTGACAGTGAGAGTCGCCCAGCGACGTACGAACGAAACGATGGATACCTTGAATGGCAGGATGCGAGTCGAATCGCAACCGAACTCTCTGTCGAAGACATACTCGAGCGGGTAGAGGAACTCGAAAACGAGCGTACGGAGTACGAATCCCAGTTTGGAACGACAGACCCCTCGGATGTCTCTGTGTTCGAGCAGGGTGATCACGAAACCATCCACGAACGGATGGCTGCAGTCAGTGAGTGGCAGGGCGTCATCCGGGACATTCGGCTTTATGAACTCGCTCGCCAGCTTTCCCAGAACGATGGCCACCTGATTCCAGCATAG
- a CDS encoding Fic family protein, producing the protein MADDMLPTPEEILATHEELEDAYNMQYTGTRVPAPKLDLRDILQECEQYERPYFRAACLLRQLITMHLFEDGNKRTAWVTTREYLSRLDEVPAERGPTSERVLKRIRRYDVGEIAEWLEKGEIDKDRLQP; encoded by the coding sequence ATGGCTGATGATATGCTCCCGACACCCGAGGAGATTCTCGCTACGCACGAGGAGCTTGAAGACGCCTACAACATGCAGTATACTGGAACCCGAGTCCCCGCACCAAAACTAGATCTGAGAGACATACTCCAAGAGTGTGAACAATATGAAAGGCCGTATTTTCGTGCAGCGTGTTTGCTCCGGCAGCTGATAACCATGCATCTGTTTGAGGATGGAAATAAGCGTACTGCGTGGGTGACTACCCGGGAGTACCTGTCTAGGCTGGACGAGGTACCTGCTGAACGTGGCCCCACCTCAGAACGAGTCTTGAAGCGGATCCGGCGATACGATGTTGGAGAAATCGCAGAATGGCTTGAGAAGGGCGAGATCGATAAAGACCGTCTTCAACCATGA
- a CDS encoding homing endonuclease associated repeat-containing protein codes for MKTEGEYTCEICGELFETNVEIAAHTIGHQKSVSKDEVLCAIQRLADEKGRAPTRNEMDDEGEYSTFPAVKLFGSWNQAIKAAGLEPNIKFDVSKDAVIDEVVRLAETKNRTPTMKDMRDDGSVSPSTVQRRFGSWSEALKMAGFTPTVQFDISQTDLLESFQQLAAKLGRTPTASEMEDLGAYSVKVFQRRFGSWNEAVRVAGHEPNAIHNIPEPELLAEIDRLADELGHPPSSNEMIEHGEYSITPYSTHFDDWESAITAAGHESRGQPSGPDHPSWKGGYPDRYGANWYLQRKRALERDNHTCQAYGCEITNESHQEKFSRAINVHHLIPLRTYSTGGDTVDYEQVNDLKNLITLCHRHHIKWERIAPLRPDTRHLDSI; via the coding sequence ATGAAAACCGAAGGTGAGTATACCTGTGAGATCTGTGGCGAATTGTTCGAAACGAACGTGGAAATTGCAGCCCATACCATTGGTCACCAGAAGTCTGTTTCAAAGGACGAAGTCTTGTGTGCCATTCAGCGGTTAGCAGACGAAAAAGGCCGTGCTCCCACGCGAAATGAAATGGACGACGAAGGCGAGTATTCCACATTTCCTGCAGTAAAATTGTTTGGCAGTTGGAATCAGGCAATCAAGGCCGCAGGGCTGGAACCGAATATCAAATTCGACGTGTCGAAAGACGCGGTAATCGACGAGGTGGTCAGGTTGGCTGAGACAAAAAATAGGACTCCAACAATGAAAGATATGCGAGACGATGGTTCGGTTTCCCCCTCAACGGTCCAACGAAGATTCGGCTCTTGGTCTGAGGCGTTGAAAATGGCGGGATTCACACCTACTGTCCAGTTTGATATCTCCCAAACAGATCTGCTTGAATCCTTTCAGCAGTTAGCCGCGAAGCTGGGTCGAACTCCGACTGCTTCTGAGATGGAGGATCTTGGAGCATATTCGGTAAAGGTCTTTCAACGACGATTTGGAAGCTGGAACGAGGCTGTTCGAGTTGCGGGACACGAACCGAATGCAATTCATAACATTCCAGAGCCTGAACTCTTAGCCGAAATTGACCGACTCGCAGACGAACTTGGTCATCCTCCTTCATCTAACGAAATGATTGAACACGGTGAGTACTCGATTACCCCGTATTCTACTCACTTTGATGACTGGGAGAGTGCCATTACGGCTGCGGGGCATGAATCACGTGGCCAACCCTCCGGTCCTGATCATCCCTCATGGAAAGGTGGTTATCCAGATCGGTACGGAGCAAACTGGTACTTACAACGAAAGCGGGCACTAGAACGAGATAATCACACGTGTCAAGCATATGGGTGTGAGATTACTAATGAATCTCATCAAGAGAAGTTCTCTCGGGCTATCAATGTTCACCACCTGATTCCTCTTCGGACTTATTCAACTGGAGGTGATACGGTTGACTATGAACAGGTGAATGATCTTAAAAACTTAATTACTCTCTGCCATCGCCATCATATCAAGTGGGAACGAATAGCCCCACTTCGGCCGGATACGAGACACTTGGATTCCATTTGA
- a CDS encoding helix-turn-helix domain-containing protein — MSEIGHGSVQQVPIHEVAERLDWSESYASRVISALQERGYANVERKKNTKFVSMTDIQPVELLTTLISEFGHVDFPELLAGAGLQILYYLDEPRTASELTERSHVSRGTVYRRLEKLQHVGIVGKDHSQYALTEPFSDLSDLARAVFHHDHRQEALAEATKVTIHWETHDEYLFGSDTDTMEADFHRTGPTVFAEFGIPLLTRGRFHYIHSERLSEVTAADLVCHMLLINQETRFRIYCMLLIAHQEIDSKALNERARYYDREAEIDLSTLTSGLLAYLDSQGEQTTERLPEWREFKRTAADYDIRL, encoded by the coding sequence GTGTCAGAGATTGGACATGGATCGGTTCAACAGGTCCCGATTCACGAGGTGGCTGAGCGCCTCGACTGGAGTGAGAGCTATGCATCAAGGGTCATCTCAGCACTTCAAGAGCGCGGATACGCTAATGTGGAGCGAAAAAAGAATACCAAGTTCGTCTCGATGACGGACATCCAGCCAGTCGAGCTACTGACGACGTTGATAAGTGAGTTCGGCCATGTCGATTTCCCCGAGCTACTCGCGGGTGCAGGATTGCAGATTCTGTACTATCTGGATGAGCCTCGAACGGCAAGTGAACTTACAGAGCGAAGCCACGTGAGCCGGGGGACAGTCTACCGGCGACTCGAAAAACTCCAACACGTGGGCATCGTCGGGAAAGACCACTCACAGTATGCACTCACAGAGCCATTCTCAGACCTCTCAGACCTTGCTCGTGCCGTCTTCCATCACGACCACCGGCAGGAGGCGCTCGCAGAAGCAACGAAGGTGACGATCCACTGGGAGACCCACGACGAATATCTGTTCGGGAGTGACACAGACACAATGGAAGCGGACTTCCACCGGACAGGACCAACGGTCTTTGCGGAGTTCGGAATTCCCCTCCTCACGCGGGGGCGTTTTCACTACATACACTCTGAGCGGCTCTCAGAAGTCACGGCTGCAGATCTCGTCTGCCACATGCTTCTAATCAACCAGGAGACACGGTTTCGAATCTATTGTATGCTGCTCATCGCACACCAAGAGATTGATTCCAAAGCACTCAACGAACGTGCACGCTATTACGATCGCGAAGCAGAGATAGATCTCAGTACACTCACGAGTGGGCTTCTCGCGTACCTCGATTCACAGGGTGAACAGACGACTGAGCGACTTCCCGAATGGAGAGAGTTCAAACGGACGGCCGCTGACTACGACATCAGACTGTAA
- a CDS encoding helix-turn-helix domain-containing protein produces MAGRKPEVSDIEILRQFALSSDPVLGANELTETFDMSRQGIDYRLRQLAEDGLLESKIISRDRVYWLTDDGRERIATEHEP; encoded by the coding sequence ATGGCCGGTCGCAAGCCGGAGGTTTCCGATATCGAGATACTCCGGCAGTTTGCCCTCTCATCAGATCCCGTTCTTGGTGCGAACGAGCTTACCGAGACGTTCGATATGAGTCGGCAAGGCATCGACTATCGCCTTCGTCAGCTCGCAGAAGATGGACTGCTCGAAAGTAAAATCATCAGCCGAGATCGGGTCTATTGGCTTACAGACGATGGCCGAGAGCGCATTGCCACTGAGCATGAACCCTAA
- a CDS encoding ImmA/IrrE family metallo-endopeptidase → MATSDNTTFDDRETRDEQMRATIDEWVEDLTDLVDEAQSSLEFQKWLDVQSRLHDYSHRNTLLIKQQCPEATKVAGYRTWQEEFDRHVTEGESAIWIWAPIITTRCPECENAPSYHDTSGCEYDETPPEEWDQGLVGFKPAPVFDVSQTEGEPLPELDTDTHGDGAALVDALQMAGSTLDVEVQIVAQSDWSHPGAKGVCSQSGQDELPVVKAKNRTNDADLATTLIHEYAHALLHFQVADDSERAKREVEAEAVAYIVGRYFGLDTSNAAFYLAVWAEEETDTITDRLQRISATATTIIDALNYQLGDSTS, encoded by the coding sequence ATGGCGACGAGTGACAACACGACATTCGACGACCGGGAGACGCGTGACGAACAGATGCGAGCAACCATCGACGAGTGGGTCGAGGACCTCACTGACCTCGTCGACGAGGCACAATCCAGCTTGGAGTTCCAGAAGTGGCTGGATGTCCAGAGTCGCCTCCACGACTACTCGCATCGCAATACACTGCTGATCAAACAACAGTGTCCGGAGGCGACGAAGGTCGCGGGCTACCGGACGTGGCAGGAGGAGTTCGACAGACACGTCACAGAAGGTGAATCGGCCATCTGGATCTGGGCACCGATCATCACCACGCGGTGTCCTGAATGTGAGAATGCGCCGTCGTATCACGACACGTCGGGCTGTGAGTACGACGAGACGCCACCGGAGGAGTGGGACCAGGGGCTGGTCGGGTTCAAGCCCGCACCGGTGTTCGACGTCTCCCAGACCGAAGGCGAGCCACTCCCCGAACTCGATACTGACACGCACGGCGATGGAGCCGCATTAGTCGACGCACTGCAGATGGCTGGGTCCACTCTCGATGTCGAGGTCCAAATCGTCGCTCAGTCCGACTGGTCCCATCCGGGTGCAAAGGGTGTCTGTAGTCAGTCGGGACAGGACGAACTGCCAGTCGTGAAGGCAAAGAACAGAACGAACGACGCCGATCTAGCGACGACGCTGATCCACGAGTACGCCCACGCGCTATTGCACTTCCAGGTCGCCGACGACAGCGAGCGGGCGAAACGCGAGGTCGAAGCCGAAGCAGTGGCGTACATCGTCGGTCGGTACTTCGGACTCGACACGAGCAACGCCGCGTTCTATTTGGCGGTGTGGGCTGAGGAGGAGACGGACACGATCACTGACAGACTCCAGCGGATCAGTGCAACGGCGACGACGATCATCGACGCACTCAACTACCAACTGGGCGACAGCACGAGCTAG
- a CDS encoding type IV toxin-antitoxin system AbiEi family antitoxin: MGSTNNEGVQRKSLSTRESQALSRLASESRQIITISDIADVVDISRKSAKDMAYALKEKGWLERIAHGQYLILPLAAGENAVYTEHEFVIASALVEPMYVGYWSALNHHGLTEQLSRTVYIVTTTRDEEREIHGVTYRPVTVTEQKFFGYQSTAVGSNQVNISSIEKTLVDCADHPEFCGGIGELAKAMQNAVDTRCSWDRVVEYLRRVGNGAATKRIVYLADQLDISLPEYEYLVENFTTGYPLLDPTREAKGTRDSKYQLRLNVDSESFLPDDFS, translated from the coding sequence ATGGGGTCAACAAACAACGAAGGAGTTCAACGAAAGAGCCTGTCGACGCGTGAGTCGCAGGCGCTGTCACGGCTCGCAAGTGAGAGTCGGCAGATCATCACGATTAGTGATATCGCGGATGTGGTGGATATCTCGCGGAAGTCGGCGAAGGATATGGCGTATGCGCTCAAGGAGAAGGGTTGGTTAGAGCGGATCGCTCATGGGCAGTATCTGATTCTGCCACTCGCTGCAGGCGAGAACGCCGTGTATACCGAGCACGAGTTCGTGATCGCGTCTGCTCTGGTGGAGCCAATGTACGTTGGGTACTGGAGTGCGCTGAACCATCACGGGCTGACGGAACAACTGTCCCGAACGGTGTACATCGTGACGACAACCCGCGATGAAGAGCGCGAAATTCACGGGGTGACGTATCGACCCGTGACCGTCACTGAACAGAAATTCTTCGGCTATCAATCGACTGCAGTCGGATCGAACCAGGTGAACATTTCGAGTATCGAAAAGACGCTGGTCGATTGTGCCGACCATCCAGAGTTCTGTGGTGGTATCGGTGAGCTGGCGAAGGCAATGCAGAACGCTGTCGACACGCGATGTTCGTGGGACCGAGTCGTCGAATACTTGCGGCGAGTCGGGAATGGGGCTGCAACGAAACGAATCGTCTACCTCGCTGACCAGCTGGATATCTCCCTGCCAGAGTACGAGTACCTCGTCGAGAACTTCACGACTGGATACCCACTGCTTGATCCGACGAGAGAAGCGAAGGGCACCCGCGACAGCAAGTATCAACTCCGTCTGAACGTTGACTCCGAGTCGTTCCTCCCGGATGATTTCTCATGA
- a CDS encoding transcription initiation factor IIB family protein: protein MTSREIYDCGFDEDDGKTIAATECPDCEGTLETDGGETACTECGLILDEYRLDHAARPFSRPSNEQNRKRTGPRLTQARHDRGLSSEIGFKRDAKGNSLSNRKQRQLGRLRREHNRARWRSKAERNLGLACTEIARLTSALELPRSVREEASKLYREAQAADLIQGRSIESIAAGATYAACRRSKHTRTLTDVAEVARCSDQQVWNGYSTLNRELQMAVRPLFPVEFIPTLASALDLASEIEFYARKLTEVATEAGITTGCNPAGVAGGCLAVTVDAFDEPITQQAIADAADVTPATIRSQRNAIWDLERTNDIDLSTSASSAVVE, encoded by the coding sequence ATGACTTCGAGAGAAATCTACGACTGTGGCTTCGATGAGGACGATGGAAAAACAATCGCTGCGACTGAGTGTCCCGATTGTGAGGGGACACTCGAAACCGATGGCGGCGAAACTGCCTGTACGGAGTGTGGCCTGATCCTCGACGAGTACCGCCTCGACCACGCGGCACGGCCCTTCTCCCGTCCGAGTAATGAGCAAAATCGAAAACGGACTGGCCCGCGACTCACCCAGGCACGTCACGATCGGGGGCTGTCCAGCGAGATTGGCTTCAAGAGAGATGCGAAGGGAAACAGCCTCTCGAACCGCAAACAACGCCAACTCGGTCGCCTTCGTCGTGAGCACAATCGGGCACGCTGGCGGAGCAAGGCCGAACGGAATCTCGGACTCGCATGTACAGAGATTGCTCGGCTCACGAGCGCATTAGAACTCCCCAGAAGCGTCCGTGAAGAAGCCTCGAAACTCTACCGAGAAGCACAGGCGGCCGATCTGATCCAGGGGCGGTCGATAGAGAGCATTGCAGCAGGCGCTACGTATGCAGCCTGTCGGCGGAGCAAGCACACCAGAACACTCACAGACGTTGCCGAAGTCGCGCGGTGTTCTGACCAGCAGGTGTGGAACGGGTATAGTACGCTGAACAGGGAACTCCAGATGGCGGTTCGCCCCTTGTTTCCAGTGGAATTCATTCCGACGCTCGCTTCAGCCCTTGATCTGGCATCCGAGATCGAATTCTACGCCAGAAAACTCACAGAAGTAGCAACGGAGGCGGGAATCACGACCGGTTGTAATCCAGCAGGAGTGGCTGGTGGCTGTCTCGCGGTTACGGTTGATGCCTTCGACGAACCGATCACGCAGCAGGCAATCGCTGATGCAGCGGACGTGACACCAGCGACGATCCGGAGCCAGCGAAACGCGATCTGGGATCTGGAGCGGACGAATGATATCGATCTTAGCACGTCTGCATCTTCGGCGGTGGTCGAGTGA
- a CDS encoding helix-turn-helix domain-containing protein, with the protein MSKATEGPERAVNGLLSVAQLLEEPRLARLYTFVLRETEVTIDDITDNLALPRTTAYSDTATLVDLGLLTRDDDQKTHTYSAVPITLTATLDGDKYTVTPTLIAAFGRSPHDQDLDLLLEKHGLGKLAAALTYAVPYTNGEMSERVASRELDLQYAFGIAVLQALRDVVLDMQSLDPYFEDIQNAREQPPSSED; encoded by the coding sequence ATGTCGAAAGCAACGGAGGGTCCCGAACGGGCGGTCAATGGCCTCTTATCGGTTGCACAACTTCTCGAGGAGCCTCGGCTGGCACGCCTGTACACGTTTGTCCTCCGTGAAACAGAGGTGACGATCGACGACATCACCGACAACCTCGCGCTGCCACGGACGACTGCATACTCTGATACTGCGACTCTCGTCGACCTCGGTCTCCTCACGCGAGACGACGACCAGAAGACACACACCTACTCGGCCGTCCCGATCACGCTCACCGCGACGCTTGACGGCGACAAGTACACGGTCACGCCGACGCTCATTGCTGCGTTCGGTCGCTCGCCCCACGACCAAGATCTGGACCTCCTGCTCGAGAAGCATGGTCTTGGTAAGCTCGCTGCCGCCCTCACGTACGCAGTCCCATACACGAATGGCGAAATGTCTGAGCGTGTTGCATCTCGGGAACTCGACCTCCAGTACGCATTCGGTATCGCGGTGCTACAGGCGCTCCGAGACGTCGTTCTCGATATGCAGTCGTTGGATCCGTACTTCGAGGACATCCAGAATGCGCGTGAGCAACCCCCCAGTTCGGAGGACTGA
- a CDS encoding SprT-like domain-containing protein produces the protein MLERAPEYARTVDLDVDVPLIDWKLSERAKRCAGCCEYNHLTEQITITLAWAAYEEYGWAEFTGTIRHELVHAWEFQHFGESTHGTRFLQKVREIDAPRYCRPFTEARLQLVCTNEDCDWHLDRHRVSKSVTHPDDGYRCGRCESHYAVRHIDSGACWQTNDEYERVREWLGKDW, from the coding sequence TTGCTCGAACGGGCCCCTGAATACGCACGGACAGTCGACCTCGACGTCGACGTTCCCTTGATCGACTGGAAACTCTCCGAGCGAGCAAAGCGCTGTGCGGGCTGTTGTGAGTACAACCACCTCACCGAACAGATTACGATCACACTTGCCTGGGCTGCCTACGAAGAATACGGTTGGGCGGAGTTCACCGGGACGATCAGACACGAACTCGTCCATGCCTGGGAGTTCCAACACTTTGGCGAATCCACGCATGGAACACGATTTCTCCAGAAAGTCCGTGAAATCGATGCACCACGCTATTGTCGGCCGTTCACGGAGGCTCGCCTCCAGCTCGTCTGCACCAACGAAGACTGTGACTGGCACCTCGATCGACACCGGGTCTCGAAGTCAGTGACCCACCCCGATGACGGCTACCGATGTGGTCGCTGTGAGAGTCACTATGCGGTCCGGCACATCGACTCTGGTGCGTGTTGGCAGACGAACGACGAGTACGAACGTGTTCGAGAGTGGTTGGGGAAGGATTGGTAG
- a CDS encoding DUF6516 family protein, which translates to MVSLTGDDLDGVTEGRKYPDETVIRVFCMRTDRDAYPSGWAYKLHYGATEADPPRTLEDGTIRRYDNSHEDTKGHELHVAPDLDPDIITFPGMVELWDRFWSEIPKPQFEVK; encoded by the coding sequence ATGGTCTCACTGACCGGCGACGACCTCGATGGCGTGACCGAGGGGAGGAAGTACCCAGACGAGACCGTCATCCGCGTGTTCTGCATGCGGACAGATCGTGACGCATACCCGTCTGGATGGGCCTACAAGCTCCACTACGGCGCGACGGAGGCGGACCCGCCCCGCACGCTTGAAGATGGGACAATTCGTCGGTACGATAACTCACACGAAGATACGAAAGGGCACGAACTGCACGTTGCACCGGACCTCGATCCAGATATCATCACGTTCCCCGGGATGGTCGAACTGTGGGACCGGTTCTGGAGCGAGATCCCAAAACCCCAGTTCGAGGTCAAGTGA